A window from Macaca fascicularis isolate 582-1 chromosome 20, T2T-MFA8v1.1 encodes these proteins:
- the PRR35 gene encoding proline-rich protein 35, which yields MSREAGSCRVGTGARARSRKPKKPHYIPRPWGKPYNYKCFQCPFTCLEKSHLYNHMKYSLCKDSLSLLLDSPDWACRRGSATPRPRAPTPDRPEEPDPGRQPQGAQPLDAVPTPDLVVADVRSLHRGGGPKPRAEGSPGPPLPVARATRKGPGPSGLLPESWKLGMGGGPRGVAAGDVASAGPEGSVPCYPPPAPGEFPEAQSLHLSLLGVNYPLSPGLCSFLGPSLAAAAHVPFLASASPLLPPAAAFPAAQPPQRPTLGPRLYYPLLLEHTLGLPAGKAALAKAPVSPKSTPGTLVPGLLKVLVPGLGPWPRVTPRDPGQEGELERAAQSDPRKRLSLGSRLELPKAPPSLTRFCSRSSLPTSPSVTLWPEDREPGGPETPGPEGPLPPQPRGPVPGSPEHVGEDLTRALGDYARVERRLGQLGPAGGLAPRPLREQLGKIRLELLTIHRALERAARPPDAPLDLSVKRAPAKGPQALGEAWGQPELSPMLTRGTPEPPSMLGPAVPQPFSGHTTKCEADSSVPPPGLPLPASDDPVIPGSGWGTCVTTGSSQTPEAVCGLQSPRGAEV from the exons ATGTCACGGGAGGCAGGCTCATGCCGCGTAGGCACAGGGGCGAGGGCACGGTCTCGGAAGCCCAAGAAGCCACACTACATCCCGCGGCCCTGGGGCAAACCCTACAACTACAAATGCTTCCAGTGCCCCTTCACCTGCCTGGAGAAGTCGCACCTCTACAACCACATGAAGTACAGCCTCTGCAAGGACTCCCTGTCGCTGCTGCTGGACTCCCCGGACTGGGCATGCCGCCGCGGCTCCGCCACACCCAGGCCCCGTGCACCCACCCCAGACCGTCCCGAGGAGCCCGACCCCGGCAGGCAACCCCAGGGAGCGCAGCCCTTGGATGCTGTCCCCACGCCTGACCTCGTGGTCGCTGATGTCCGCTCCCTGCACCGTGGCGGAGGCCCCAAGCCCAGGGCCGAGGGGTCCCCAGGGCCACCACTCCCTGTGGCTAGGGCCACCCGGAAGGGTCCCGGCCCCAGTGGGCTCCTGCCTGAGTCGTGGAAGCTGGGGATGGGAGGGGGCCCAAGGGGCGTGGCTGCAGGGGATGTGGCCTCAGCGGGCCCTGAGGGCAGCGTCCCCTGCTATCCCCCGCCTGCCCCAGGGGAGTTCCCTGAGGCCCAGAGCCTCCACCTGTCTCTGCTGGGCGTCAACTACCCGCTCAGCCCAGGCCTCTGCTCCTTCTTGGGGCCCTCACTGGCCGCTGCGGCCCACGTGCCCTtcctggcctcagccagccccctgctgcctccGGCTGCGGCCTTCCCAGCTGCGCAGCCCCCTCAGCGCCCCACCCTGGGCCCCCGCCTGTACTACCCACTGCTTCTGGAGCACACTCTGGGGTTGCCAGCAGGCAAAGCTGCCCTTGCCAAGGCCCCTGTCTCCCCCAAGAGCACCCCTGGGACTCTAGTTCCTGGTCTGCTGAAGGTGCTAGTTCCAGGGCTGGGGCCATGGCCCCGAGTCACCCCCAGGGACCCAGGGCAGGAGGGGGAGCTGGAGCGGGCAGCCCAGAGTGACCCCAGGAAGAGGCTGTCCCTGGGAAGCAGGCTGGAGCTCCCGAAGGCACCCCCCAGCCTGACGAGGTTCTGTTCCCGGAGCAG CCTGCCCACCAGCCCCTCTGTGACGCTGTGGCCTGAGGACAGGGAGCCAGGCGGCCCTGAAACCCCCGGCCCCGAGGGCcccctcccaccgcagccacGGGGCCCAGTGCCAGGAAGCCCAGAGCATGTGGGTGAAGACCTGACCCGGGCCCTCGGTGACTACGCCAGGGTGGAACGGCGCCTGGGGCAGCTGGGGCCTGCGGGGGGCCTGGCCCCAAGACCCCTGCGGGAGCAGTTGGGCAAGATCCGCCTGGAGCTGCTCACCATCCACCGGGCACTGGAGCGGGCCGCGAGGCCACCCGACGCACCCCTCGACCTGTCTGTGAAACGTGCGCCTGCCAAGGGGCCCCAGGCTCTTGGAGAGGCGTGGGGGCAGCCCGAGCTGAGTCCCATGTTGACCAGGGGTACCCCCGAGCCACCCAGCATGCTGGGCCCTGCAGTGCCCCAACCCTTCTCCGGCCACACCACAAAGTGTGAGGCCGACTCCAGTGTCCCACCCCCGGGGCTCCCCCTCCCGGCCTCAGATGACCCTGTCATTCCTGGCAGTGGCTGGGGCACCTGTGTTACCACAGGGAGTTCCCAGACCCCTGAGGCTGTCTGTGGTCTGCAGAGCCCCCGGGGCGCCGAGGTCTGA
- the NHLRC4 gene encoding NHL-repeat-containing protein 4, translated as MLGLEGPCWVGPGPDGGLAVSEEFGDVRLFGSAHQPLGSLGGWTGHTFGCPAGICSNSEGNIIVADEQRRQVTLFPRAGPPICLVSEGLGQPLGVACAPQGQLLVADAKDNSIKVYQGLKELA; from the coding sequence ATGCTGGGTCTGGAGGGCCCCTGCTGGGTGGGCCCGGGGCCTGATGGGGGCCTTGCTGTGAGTGAGGAGTTTGGGGATGTGAGGCTGTTTGGCAGTGCCCACCAGCCCCTGGGCTCCCTGGGGGGCTGGACGGGGCACACTTTCGGCTGCCCAGCAGGCATCTGCTCCAACTCAGAGGGCAACATTATTGTAGCAGACGAGCAGAGGCGCCAAGTGACCCTGTTTCCCCGGGCTGGGCCACCCATCTGCCTGGTGTCGGAGGGGCTTGGGCAGCCCTTGGGAGTGGCCTGTGCACCCCAGGGCCAGCTCCTGGTGGCTGATGCCAAGGACAACTCCATCAAGGTGTACCAGGGCCTCAAGGAGCTGGCCTGA
- the PIGQ gene encoding phosphatidylinositol N-acetylglucosaminyltransferase subunit Q isoform X1 → MVLKAFFPTCCVSVDSGLLVGRWVPEHSSAVVLAVLHFPFIPIQVKQLLAQVRQASQVGVAVLGTWCHCRQEPEESLGRFLEGLGAVFPHEPWLQLCRERGGTFWRCEVTHRQAPAAPSAPGEDQVMLIFYDQRQVLLSQLHPPTVLPDCQAGATPASTGGLAVVFDTVARSEVLFRSDRFDESPVRLSHWQSEGVEASILVELARRASGPVCLLLASLLSLVSAVGACRVFRLWPLSFLGSKLSTCEQLRHRLEHLTLIFSTRKAENSAQLMRKANTVASVLLDVALGLTLLSWLHGRSRIGHLADALVPVADHVAEELQHLLQWLMGAPAGLKMNRALDQVLGRFFLYHIHLWISYIHLMSPFVEHILWHVGLSACLGLTVALSLLSDIIALLTFHIYCFYVYGARLYCLKIHGLSSLWRLFRGKKWNVLRQRVDSCSYDLDQLFIGTLLFTILLFLLPTTALYYLVFTLLRLLVVAVQGLIHLLVDLINSLPLYSLGLRLCRPYRLAAGVKFRVLQHEAGRPLRLLMQINPLPYSRVMHTYRLPSCGCHPKDSWGALCRKLFFGELIYPWRQRGDKQD, encoded by the exons ATGGTGCTCAAGGCCTTCTTCCCCACGTGCTGCGTCTCGGTGGACAGCGGCCTGCTGGTGGGAAGGTGGGTTCCGGAGCACAGCAGCGCCGTGGTCCTGGCGGTCCTGCACTTTCCCTTCATCCCCATCCAGGTCAAGCAGCTCCTGGCTCAGGTGCGGCAGGCCAGCCAGGTGGGCGTGGCCGTGCTGGGTACCTGGTGCCACTGCCGGCAGGAGCCCGAGGAGAGCCTGGGCCGCTTCCTGGAGGGCCTGGGTGCCGTCTTCCCCCATGAGCCCTGGCTGCAGCTGTGCCGGGAGAGAGGCGGCACGTTCTGGAGATGCGAGGTCACCCACCGGCAAGCGCCCGCTGCCCCCAGTGCCCCTGGTGAGGACCAGGTCATGCTCATCTTCTATGACCAGCGCCAGGTGCTGCTGTCACAGCTACACCCGCCCACCGTCCTGCCCGACTGCCAGGCTGGAGCCACCCCTGCCAGCACGGGGGGCCTGGCTGTGGTCTTTGACACAGTGGCACGCAGTGAGGTCCTCTTCCGCAGCGACCGCTTCGATGAGAGCCCCGTGCGGCTGAGCCACTGGCAGTCGGAGGGCGTGGAGGCCAGCATCCTCGTGGAGCTGGCCAGGCGAGCCTCGGGACCCGTCTGTCTGCTGCTGGCCAGCCTGCTGTCACTGGTCTCAGCCGTTGGTGCCTGCCG AGTGTTCAGGCTCTGGCCCCTGTCCTTCCTCGGGAGCAAGCTCTCCACGTGTGAACAGCTCCGGCACCGGCTGGAGCACCTCACACTCATCTTCAGTACGCGGAAGGCGGAGAACTCTGCCCAGCTGATGAG GAAGGCCAACACAGTGGCCTCCGTGCTGCTGGACGTGGCCCTGGGCCTCACGCTACTGTCCTGGCTCCACGGGAGAAGCCGCATTGGGCATCTGGCCGACGCCCTCGTTCCTGTGGCTGAC CACGTGGCCGAGGAGCTCCAGCACCTGCTGCAGTGGCTGATGGGCGCTCCCGCTGGGCTCAAGATGAACCGTGCACTGGACCAGGTGCTGGGCCGCTTCTTCCTCTACCACATCCACCTGTGGATCA GCTACATCCACCTCATGTCCCCCTTCGTCGAGCACATCCTGTGGCACGTGGGCCTCTCGGCCTGCCTGGGCCTCACGGTGGCCCTGTCCCTGCTCTCGGATATCATCGCCCTCCTCACCTTCCACATCTACTGCTTCTACGTCTATGGCGCCAG GCTGTACTGCCTGAAGATCCACGGTCTATCCTCGCTCTGGCGTCTGTTCCGGGGGAAGAAGTGGAACGTTCTGCGCCAGCGCGTGGACTCCTGTTCCTATGACCTGGACCAG CTGTTCATCGGGACTCTGCTCTTCACCatcctgctcttcctcctgccaACCACGGCCCTGTACTACCTGGTGTTCACCCTG CTCCGGCTCCTGGTGGTCGCTGTGCAGGGCCTGATCCATCTGCTCGTGGACCTCATCAACTCCCTGCCGCTGTACTCACTGGGTCTTCGGCTCTGCCGGCCCTACAGGCTGGCGG CTGGTGTGAAGTTCCGTGTCCTGCAGCATGAGGCCGGCAGGCCCCTCCGCCTCCTGATGCAG ATAAACCCACTGCCCTACAGCCGCGTGATGCACACCTACCGTCTCCCCAGCTGTGGCTGCCACCCCAAGGACTCCTGGGGTGCCCTGTGCCGCAAGCTGTTCTTTGGGGAGCTCATCTACccctggaggcagagaggggACAAGCAGGACTGA
- the PIGQ gene encoding phosphatidylinositol N-acetylglucosaminyltransferase subunit Q isoform X2, whose product MPAGPDLPSRKANTVASVLLDVALGLTLLSWLHGRSRIGHLADALVPVADHVAEELQHLLQWLMGAPAGLKMNRALDQVLGRFFLYHIHLWISYIHLMSPFVEHILWHVGLSACLGLTVALSLLSDIIALLTFHIYCFYVYGARLYCLKIHGLSSLWRLFRGKKWNVLRQRVDSCSYDLDQLFIGTLLFTILLFLLPTTALYYLVFTLLRLLVVAVQGLIHLLVDLINSLPLYSLGLRLCRPYRLAAGVKFRVLQHEAGRPLRLLMQINPLPYSRVMHTYRLPSCGCHPKDSWGALCRKLFFGELIYPWRQRGDKQD is encoded by the exons ATGCCGGCTGGGCCGGACCTCCCTTCCAGGAAGGCCAACACAGTGGCCTCCGTGCTGCTGGACGTGGCCCTGGGCCTCACGCTACTGTCCTGGCTCCACGGGAGAAGCCGCATTGGGCATCTGGCCGACGCCCTCGTTCCTGTGGCTGAC CACGTGGCCGAGGAGCTCCAGCACCTGCTGCAGTGGCTGATGGGCGCTCCCGCTGGGCTCAAGATGAACCGTGCACTGGACCAGGTGCTGGGCCGCTTCTTCCTCTACCACATCCACCTGTGGATCA GCTACATCCACCTCATGTCCCCCTTCGTCGAGCACATCCTGTGGCACGTGGGCCTCTCGGCCTGCCTGGGCCTCACGGTGGCCCTGTCCCTGCTCTCGGATATCATCGCCCTCCTCACCTTCCACATCTACTGCTTCTACGTCTATGGCGCCAG GCTGTACTGCCTGAAGATCCACGGTCTATCCTCGCTCTGGCGTCTGTTCCGGGGGAAGAAGTGGAACGTTCTGCGCCAGCGCGTGGACTCCTGTTCCTATGACCTGGACCAG CTGTTCATCGGGACTCTGCTCTTCACCatcctgctcttcctcctgccaACCACGGCCCTGTACTACCTGGTGTTCACCCTG CTCCGGCTCCTGGTGGTCGCTGTGCAGGGCCTGATCCATCTGCTCGTGGACCTCATCAACTCCCTGCCGCTGTACTCACTGGGTCTTCGGCTCTGCCGGCCCTACAGGCTGGCGG CTGGTGTGAAGTTCCGTGTCCTGCAGCATGAGGCCGGCAGGCCCCTCCGCCTCCTGATGCAG ATAAACCCACTGCCCTACAGCCGCGTGATGCACACCTACCGTCTCCCCAGCTGTGGCTGCCACCCCAAGGACTCCTGGGGTGCCCTGTGCCGCAAGCTGTTCTTTGGGGAGCTCATCTACccctggaggcagagaggggACAAGCAGGACTGA